A genome region from Cyprinus carpio isolate SPL01 chromosome B23, ASM1834038v1, whole genome shotgun sequence includes the following:
- the LOC122142003 gene encoding neurotensin receptor type 1-like produces MEVNTTLSGRNFIDLRILTQKLLSSANRSQPFLDNETESVSEEDLDVNTDIYSKVFVTVIYVVLFVIGCLGNSITLYTLFTKKSLQNLQSTVHYHLASLAISDLLILILCMPIELYNFIWVHHPWAFGEAVCKGYYFLRDGCSYATAFNIASLSVERFMAICHPFKAKSIMSRSRTKKLISAMWVASFLLATPMLFTMGQRLIKDEFICTTIVSSITAKTVLQVSAHSTFSMIGTSGAFSYISI; encoded by the coding sequence ATGGAGGTTAATACTACACTATCAGGACGCAACTTCATAGACTTGCGCATTTTAACGCAGAAACTTCTCTCTTCGGCGAACCGGTCCCAGCCATTTCTGGACAATGAAACGGAAAGCGTCTCCGAGGAGGATTTGGACGTGAATACAGACATCTATTCTAAAGTTTTTGTTACTGTGATTTATGTGGTGTTGTTTGTAATCGGATGTTTGGGGAACTCGATCACCTTGTACACACTTTTCACGAAGAAATCTCTTCAAAACCTCCAGAGTACGGTGCACTATCACCTGGCGAGTCTGGCCATATCCGATCTGCTCATCTTGATCCTCTGCATGCCCATTGAGTTATACAACTTCATCTGGGTTCATCACCCGTGGGCTTTTGGCGAGGCTGTTTGTAAAGGGTACTACTTTCTGCGGGACGGCTGCTCGTATGCGACGGCGTTCAACATCGCCAGCCTGAGCGTGGAGCGCTTCATGGCCATCTGCCACCCGTTCAAGGCGAAGAGCATCATGTCGCGGAGCCGCACCAAGAAACTCATCAGCGCTATGTGGGTCGCGTCTTTTCTCCTGGCCACTCCGATGCTCTTCACCATGGGGCAGCGACTGATAAAAGACGAATTTATATGCACCACTATCGTGTCCTCTATAACTGCTAAAACCGTCCTACAGGTGAGCGCGCACAGCACTTTTTCCATGATTGGGACGAGTGGAGCATTttcttatatttctatataa